In Bradyrhizobium sp. 1(2017), one DNA window encodes the following:
- a CDS encoding diguanylate cyclase domain-containing protein: MANVSLNRKRAKLKQVLGIRARLALLAVILVTPLMLERIRSLEDTRVRQIAQAAAEFTTIARHSADAQREVISSVETILKSEAFIRASVGGITKSCDVLRASLPSSLPWIRTLLIAGQDGRIQCATNNMYVGLDLSDRPYFLQAQQTGRFVLSDFILSRPASTPTVMAVYPVSAFSGVPDAVVLATVNLDWMSKVMSNLGGRAGITAVLVDSAGTVLAAPADQRSTVGRPLDNMPLMSAIADRALRSDQDEGSLSFLAADGSRRAVSYIRIAGTNARLIASIDEDKVSAAVNRDIRTAYLQLAFVVVFVLLGALIAAEKLVIKPIEMLADMAKRLGEGDLSARAARSRLPAEFVPLARAFNAMAAQLSQRERELVASNDRLTVMASIDMLSGLANRRGFQSRLDFEWMRAQQYGSELALLMIDVDHFKLFNDTYGHLEGDSCLTRLGESLSGIAADTMGFAARYGGEEFCLLLPNTDVNRAVEIGEQVRAAVLKLCLPHITSNHMIVTVSIGVAATKPNESLRPGDLIEAADAALYAAKHRGRNNVVEHGVQAIETGTAEIMLAAG; the protein is encoded by the coding sequence ATGGCAAACGTCAGTCTCAACCGCAAACGGGCGAAACTCAAGCAAGTTCTCGGAATTCGGGCGCGGCTCGCTTTGCTCGCGGTGATTCTGGTGACGCCGTTGATGCTCGAGCGCATCCGCTCCCTGGAAGACACGCGCGTGCGGCAGATCGCGCAGGCCGCGGCTGAATTCACCACCATCGCGCGGCACAGCGCCGATGCGCAGCGCGAGGTGATCTCGTCGGTCGAGACCATCTTGAAATCGGAGGCGTTCATCCGGGCGTCCGTCGGCGGCATCACCAAGAGCTGCGACGTGCTGCGCGCCAGCCTGCCGTCGAGCCTGCCCTGGATCCGCACGCTTTTGATCGCCGGTCAGGACGGACGCATCCAGTGCGCCACCAACAACATGTATGTCGGCCTCGATCTCAGCGACCGGCCCTACTTCCTGCAGGCCCAGCAAACCGGCCGCTTCGTGCTGAGCGACTTCATCCTGTCCCGGCCCGCATCGACGCCGACCGTCATGGCGGTTTATCCGGTGTCTGCCTTCAGCGGCGTCCCCGATGCCGTCGTGCTCGCCACCGTCAACCTCGACTGGATGTCGAAGGTCATGAGCAATCTCGGCGGCCGCGCCGGCATCACCGCCGTATTGGTCGACAGTGCCGGCACCGTGCTGGCCGCGCCTGCCGACCAGCGCAGCACGGTCGGCCGCCCCCTCGACAACATGCCGCTGATGTCGGCGATCGCCGATCGCGCCTTGCGGTCGGACCAGGACGAAGGCTCGCTGTCCTTTCTTGCGGCCGACGGCTCGCGCCGCGCAGTCAGCTACATCCGCATCGCCGGCACCAACGCCCGCCTGATCGCCAGCATCGACGAGGACAAGGTGTCCGCCGCGGTCAACCGCGACATCCGCACCGCCTATCTCCAGCTCGCTTTCGTCGTCGTGTTCGTCCTGCTCGGCGCGCTGATCGCCGCCGAGAAGCTGGTGATCAAGCCGATCGAGATGCTTGCCGACATGGCCAAGCGTCTCGGCGAAGGCGATCTGTCGGCCCGGGCGGCGCGCAGCCGCCTGCCCGCCGAGTTCGTGCCGCTGGCCCGCGCGTTCAATGCGATGGCCGCGCAGCTGAGCCAGCGCGAGCGCGAGCTGGTCGCGAGCAACGACCGCCTCACGGTGATGGCCTCCATCGACATGCTGTCCGGCCTCGCCAACCGCCGTGGCTTCCAGAGCCGTCTCGATTTCGAATGGATGCGCGCGCAGCAATATGGCAGCGAGCTCGCGCTGCTGATGATCGACGTCGACCACTTCAAGCTCTTCAACGACACCTATGGCCATCTCGAGGGCGATTCCTGCCTGACCAGGCTTGGCGAATCGCTGTCCGGCATTGCTGCCGACACGATGGGCTTCGCGGCGCGCTATGGCGGCGAGGAATTCTGCCTGCTGCTGCCGAACACCGACGTCAACCGCGCCGTCGAGATCGGCGAGCAGGTGCGCGCGGCCGTGCTGAAGCTGTGCCTGCCGCACATCACCTCGAACCACATGATCGTCACGGTCTCGATCGGCGTCGCCGCCACCAAGCCCAACGAGAGCTTGCGGCCGGGCGATCTGATCGAAGCCGCCGACGCAGCGCTCTACGCCGCCAAACACCGCGGCCGCAACAACGTCGTCGAGCACGGCGTGCAGGCGATCGAGACCGGCACGGCCGAGATCATGCTGGCGGCGGGCTGA
- a CDS encoding YggS family pyridoxal phosphate-dependent enzyme, producing the protein MTDANPVPVTGHSPNALAAVEAEIARACKDARRDRSSVTLIAVSKTFAADAITPVIEAGQRVFGENRVQEAKGKWPALTSVYADVALHLIGPLQSNKAKEAVALFDAIHSVDRPSICQALAKEIESQNKHPQLFVQINTGEEPQKAGVAPGEADAFLASCRDTYGLTISGLMCIPPVDEPPAAHFALTAKIAARNGLKHLSMGMSADFATAIMLGATHVRVGSAIFGHR; encoded by the coding sequence ATGACAGACGCCAATCCCGTGCCGGTAACCGGCCATTCACCAAACGCACTTGCTGCCGTCGAGGCCGAGATTGCACGGGCCTGCAAGGATGCGCGGCGCGATCGCTCCTCCGTGACGCTGATCGCGGTGTCCAAGACGTTCGCTGCGGATGCGATTACGCCCGTGATCGAGGCTGGACAGCGCGTATTCGGCGAGAATCGGGTGCAGGAGGCCAAAGGCAAGTGGCCTGCGTTAACGTCTGTTTACGCCGATGTCGCGCTGCACCTGATCGGGCCGCTGCAATCCAACAAGGCCAAAGAGGCGGTCGCGCTGTTCGATGCGATCCATTCGGTGGACCGTCCGAGCATTTGCCAGGCGTTAGCCAAGGAAATCGAATCCCAGAACAAGCACCCGCAGCTCTTCGTCCAGATCAACACCGGCGAGGAGCCGCAGAAGGCCGGAGTTGCGCCCGGCGAGGCCGATGCCTTCCTCGCGAGCTGCCGCGACACCTATGGGCTGACCATCTCCGGCTTGATGTGCATCCCGCCGGTGGACGAGCCGCCTGCGGCGCATTTTGCACTCACTGCCAAGATCGCCGCGCGCAATGGATTGAAGCATCTCTCGATGGGCATGAGCGCGGATTTCGCCACCGCGATCATGTTGGGCGCCACCCATGTGCGCGTGGGCAGCGCGATCTTCGGCCACAGGTGA
- a CDS encoding 2-keto-4-pentenoate hydratase, with the protein MLDKDQIAAASQVLVKHWRDGTKLETLDARLRPQSRTEGYAVQAALETTSPGKLFGWKIAATSEAGQKHINAGGPLAGRIMSDTVIADGGSASMKGNEMRVGEPEFAFRMGRDLPPRAAPYTIDEVLAAVATLHPAIEIPDSRFADFASAGEAQLIADNACAHLFVLGAATTADWRALDLVEQRPQITLRGERYVGHGRNVLGDPRAALAWLANELRGLGLTLRAGEVVTTGTCHPPLPIQAGDHFAADFGVLGKVSLGFV; encoded by the coding sequence ATGCTCGACAAGGATCAGATTGCCGCCGCTTCGCAAGTCCTGGTGAAGCACTGGCGCGACGGCACCAAGCTCGAGACGCTGGACGCGCGGTTGCGGCCGCAGAGCCGCACCGAGGGCTACGCGGTCCAGGCCGCGCTCGAGACGACGTCGCCTGGTAAGTTGTTCGGCTGGAAGATCGCGGCGACGAGCGAGGCGGGGCAGAAGCACATTAATGCCGGGGGACCGCTGGCCGGCCGCATCATGAGCGACACCGTGATCGCCGATGGCGGCAGCGCGTCGATGAAAGGCAATGAGATGCGCGTCGGCGAGCCGGAATTCGCCTTCCGCATGGGGCGCGACCTGCCGCCGCGCGCGGCGCCATATACCATCGACGAGGTGCTCGCAGCCGTCGCGACCCTGCATCCCGCGATCGAGATCCCCGACTCGCGCTTTGCCGATTTCGCCAGCGCCGGCGAGGCGCAGCTGATCGCCGACAATGCCTGTGCCCATCTGTTCGTGCTGGGCGCGGCGACGACCGCCGATTGGCGCGCGCTGGATCTCGTCGAGCAGCGGCCGCAGATCACGCTGCGCGGCGAGCGCTATGTCGGTCACGGCAGGAACGTGCTCGGCGATCCCCGCGCTGCACTCGCCTGGCTTGCCAACGAGCTCCGCGGCCTTGGACTGACTTTAAGGGCAGGGGAGGTGGTGACGACAGGCACATGCCATCCGCCGCTGCCGATCCAGGCCGGCGATCATTTCGCCGCGGATTTCGGCGTGCTGGGGAAGGTATCGCTGGGGTTTGTGTAG